The genomic segment AAAATTCTTTCATTGTCTTAGTAGACCATCCAATAATCTGATCTCCACAGAACATAGAGTTATTCTCCATAATAATTGAACCATCTTCTTTCACTGAAGAACCTAATTCATCATCATCCGGCCAACCACCAGCTAAACCATCGCGAGCTAATGCTTCTAACTCTCCAATCACTGTCTCCATTGGAGGCAATTCAATCAAAGCTGATACATTACCAGTAGAAACAATAGCATCTGCTTTATCATCTAAAGCTACTAATGGCTGTGACTTACCATCTCTACCAGTACATTCATTAGTTAATCCTACTGTTTTAACGCCAGCATCTTCTAATGCTTCAAAGCATCCAATAAAGTCAGCATCAGGATTACCATAACCTTCTTCAGTTAAAATAGCACCGTCAGCTCCTAGAGATTTAGCTATCTGTGCTACAAAGATAGCTGATCTTTCTTTCTCCTCTAGATTAACATTTAGATTAGACATAATTACACCCAAAAAGTTAATTGTTTCTCCATGCTGTTCATATAATTTTTTAATAGTCGGACAATTTTGAAAGTCGTAAGTTGCCCACTTAGAAGAACAAGGCATGAAGCTTCCTGAAATCATTGCACCATCCAAAATTTCATTAGGATGCATGAAAGTAGGTACTACATGATTCATATCCCAGCCGTAAACCAAATCATTATATCCCATTTCTTCCATTTGTGATTGCGGCTGCATTACATAAACTACAGACGGAAGGTCAGATGTCTTATCATCACGCTTAGTAATAGGAGCTAACTCAAACTCCTCTACGCTTTCTTCCTCTGCTTCAAGATCCTTTACAGCAGTAGCTAAGTATTTAGCTAATCTGTGAGTAGCCCATCTGATAGCATGATTCTTCTTCTGCTGTTCATGCCGTTCAAATTCTTCATCTGTATCTGCTACTAAACAGATATTATTCAGTCCAGAAAAATAAGTATACTTAGCACCTTCACCGCTCATATCTATTAAACCATCACCAAAGCTACCCCAATGTTTACCAACACCTAA from the Acetohalobium arabaticum DSM 5501 genome contains:
- a CDS encoding glycine/sarcosine/betaine reductase component B subunit; translation: MRLEIDNFPVEEMQFGDETSYNDGLLTINKEEALEVVKKDEHITEADIVFARPGEDKRIVPVKEAVEPRYKEDEGAVFPGVTDDVESVGSGKTKALKNCSVLGVGKHWGSFGDGLIDMSGEGAKYTYFSGLNNICLVADTDEEFERHEQQKKNHAIRWATHRLAKYLATAVKDLEAEEESVEEFELAPITKRDDKTSDLPSVVYVMQPQSQMEEMGYNDLVYGWDMNHVVPTFMHPNEILDGAMISGSFMPCSSKWATYDFQNCPTIKKLYEQHGETINFLGVIMSNLNVNLEEKERSAIFVAQIAKSLGADGAILTEEGYGNPDADFIGCFEALEDAGVKTVGLTNECTGRDGKSQPLVALDDKADAIVSTGNVSALIELPPMETVIGELEALARDGLAGGWPDDDELGSSVKEDGSIIMENNSMFCGDQIIGWSTKTMKEF